One Campylobacter concisus genomic window, GCCTTGGATTATGAGATTTCTGCTTTGTATAAGTTTGTTTTTGATAACAGCTTTTGCCCAGCAATTAGGCTGCTTTATTAATGAAAGTAACCAAAGCATCGTCTTTATAAAAGATGGACAGATTAAAAATTTAGATCTAAAAGATACGATTTATAAAAATCAAGAGTGCGGAAATGATGGAGAATCCTTTTATATCGCAAATTTAAATAATGAGATTATCGAGGTAGCAAATGAGAGAAATTTTTTATTTGCCATGCCAAATATCGGCTGTAAAATTTCACAAATTGTGGCAATTAAAAATAAAATTTACGTAGCTTGCGATATGGCAAATGAAGTCAGCATAGGCGTTTTTGATAAAAATCTAAATAAACTTTTAACTAAAAATTATAAAGATGTTTATAAAATTTCAAGCCTTTTGCCAATTGATGACGAGCTATTTTTTACAAGTTTTAATGGCAAAGCATTTTTGCTTGATAAAGAGCTTAATTTAAAAGAGAAAAAGCGTGTTGGCTTTGCTCCGCTTAGTGCCTGTAAATTTAAAGAGAATGATATTTTGCTTGGCTTTAGAGATGGAGAAATTTTAGATTTTAAAAGTGGAATCAAAAAGCAAGTTTTAAAATCTAAAATTTCAGCTCTTGCGTGTATAGAGGATGAAATTTTTATAGGTGATGGGGATGGAGTAGTCTATAAATTTGACAAAGATCTTAAGCTAAAAGGGCAAAAGGCTCTTTTTAATAATGAGATAAAAAGAATTTTTATAGATAAAGGCGTCTTAAATGGCGTAAATTTAGACAATGAGATAAAGAGTTTAGAGATAAATTCATTTTAAAAAGGAGAGTAAATGCAAAAGTTATTTTGTGTCGCAAGTGCTGCGTTGCTTGGGCTATCTTTAACGACTGCTTGTGCTGCTAGTAGTGACCTTGAAAAAGTCATGAAAGAGCGTGGGCTAAGCGAAAAAGATGTCCTTGCAGCTGCTAAAACTTATCAGCCTAGCGGTAAAAAAGATGATTTCATCGTCTTTTCATCTGGCGGGCAAAGCGGTCAAGTGCTAGTTTATGGCGTTCCGTCGATGAGAATTTATAAATACATCGGCGTTTTCACGCCAGAGCCTTGGCAAGGATATGGCTATGACAATGAGTCAAAAGCTGTTTTGAAACAAGGCAACATCAGGGGCAAAGAGATAACATGGGGCGATACACACCACCCAAATTTCAGTGAGAAAAATGGTGAGTATGTTGGTGATTATCTATTTATCAACGATAAAGCTAACCCAAGAATCGCAGTTATAAATTTGCATGACTTTGAGACAACTCAAATCGTTGTAAACCCTATTATGAAGAGTGAGCACGGCGGTAGCTTCATCACTCCAAATAGCGAGTATGTTATCGAAGCTAGCCAATATGCAGCTCCACTTGATAACAACTACCACTCAATAGACGACTATGAAGCAGTTTATAGAGGTGCTGTAACATTTTGGAAATTTGACTATCCAAAAGGTAAGATCGATGAGAAAGAGTCATTTTCTCTTGAGCTTCCACCATACTGGCAAGATCTAAGTGATGCTGGTAAAGGCGAGAGCTACGGCTGGGGCTTTACAAACTCAATAAATACTGAGATGTATACCGGCGGTATCGAAAAAGGTCTTCCTCCATTTGAAGCAGGTGCAAGTAGAAATGACACTGACTTCTTACACGTTTATAACTGGAAAATTTTAGAAAAACTTGTTCAAGACAAGAAAAACTACAAAGTTATAAATGGTCACAAGGTAGTTACAATAGACGCTGCTGTAAAAGCAGGTGCGTTATTTTTGATCCCAGAGTCAAAGAGCCCACATGGTTGTGACGTAAGCCCAGATGGTAGATATATCATTATTGGCGGTAAGCTTGATACTCACACATCAGTTTATGACTTTAGAAAGATCAAAGAGCTAATCGATAAAAAAGAGTATGCTGGCACTGACCCATACGGAATTCCTATCTTAGATAGAGAAAAGTCAATGCACGGACAAGTTGAACTTGGCCTTGGACCACTGCATACATCATTTGACTCACAAGATGGTGTACTTTATACTTCACTTTACGTTGATAGTCAAATCGTAAAATGGGACTATAAAAATTTAAAAGTGCTTGATAAGATAAATGTTCACTACAATATCGGCCACCTTGATACAATGGAAGGCAAATCAGCAAAACCAGTTGGCAAATATGCAATCGCTCTTGATAAACTTTCAATCGATCGCTTTAGCCCAGTTGGCCCACTTCATCCACAAAATCACCAGCTAATAGACATCACTGGTGCAAAAATGGATCTAATCTATGATATGCCAATCCCACTTGGTGAGCCACACGATGTTGTGTCAATAGCTGCTAGCAAACTAAGCCCAGCGCTTACTTACAACATGGGTACAAACTCAAGAACAGGCGAGGCTAGCCCATATGCAACTCT contains:
- the nosZ gene encoding Sec-dependent nitrous-oxide reductase; this translates as MQKLFCVASAALLGLSLTTACAASSDLEKVMKERGLSEKDVLAAAKTYQPSGKKDDFIVFSSGGQSGQVLVYGVPSMRIYKYIGVFTPEPWQGYGYDNESKAVLKQGNIRGKEITWGDTHHPNFSEKNGEYVGDYLFINDKANPRIAVINLHDFETTQIVVNPIMKSEHGGSFITPNSEYVIEASQYAAPLDNNYHSIDDYEAVYRGAVTFWKFDYPKGKIDEKESFSLELPPYWQDLSDAGKGESYGWGFTNSINTEMYTGGIEKGLPPFEAGASRNDTDFLHVYNWKILEKLVQDKKNYKVINGHKVVTIDAAVKAGALFLIPESKSPHGCDVSPDGRYIIIGGKLDTHTSVYDFRKIKELIDKKEYAGTDPYGIPILDREKSMHGQVELGLGPLHTSFDSQDGVLYTSLYVDSQIVKWDYKNLKVLDKINVHYNIGHLDTMEGKSAKPVGKYAIALDKLSIDRFSPVGPLHPQNHQLIDITGAKMDLIYDMPIPLGEPHDVVSIAASKLSPALTYNMGTNSRTGEASPYATLAGQERVERNGKNVTVYATMIRSHINPEHIEVNKGDNVTIHLTNLERAQDETHGFGIDLYNIHASLEPGKTASVNFVADMEGVFPYYCTEFCSALHLEMMGYLLVKDPNKKYESAKNNKLKTLSPEALKAEYDKVIATNKATDDVIQEVVKYLKEKHYEKYPKVKALVDDALDQYGHIKEVKAKADEAYKKGDVNGAILWEYQVWQYMVKTADVGLRAKNNLAKEIATPMSPAAAKGEEAYLKGGCNGCHVIGQVSSGPDLTGVLLRHENGEKWVAEFIKDPAKFYNDDYIKSMIDYFNLRMPNQHMSDEEIKNIIEYLKWVDENAGM